A portion of the Camelus ferus isolate YT-003-E chromosome 16, BCGSAC_Cfer_1.0, whole genome shotgun sequence genome contains these proteins:
- the FMNL1 gene encoding formin-like protein 1 isoform X3, with amino-acid sequence MGNAAGSAEQPASPAALSPKQPAAPKQPMPAAGELEERFNRVLNCMNLPPDKVQLLSQYDNEKKWELICDQERFQVKNPPAAYIQKLKSYLETGGVSRKVAADWMSNLGFKRRVQESTQVLRELEISLRTNHIGWVQEFLNEENRGLDVLLEYLAFAQCSVTYDMESTDNGAPGSEKSKPLEQSVEDLSKGPPSSSAAQPKSRHLTIKCPPSPRLTPAHSRKALRNSRIVSQKDDVHVCIMCLRAIMNYQSGFSLVMNHPACVNEIALSLNNKNPRTKALVLELLAAVCLVRGGHDIILSAFDNFKEVCGEQHRFEKLMEYFRNEDSNIDFMVACMQFINIVVHSVENMNFRVFLQHEFTHLGLDLYLERLRLTESDKLQVQIQAYLDNVFDVGALLEDTETKNAVLEHMEELQEQVALLTERLRDAENESMAKIAELEKQLSQARKELETLRERFSEPTPTGTSRRSPEPEKVPAPVLARPSALELKVEELEEKGLIRILRGPGDAVSIEILPVAVATPSGSDALTPEVPLGSPSPESVPGAAASPPPPSPPPPPPLPGLLTQQEAPPSAPPLAPPLPGSPEPPPPPPLPGDQPPPPPPPPPPGTDGPVPPPPPPPPGGSSDAPEGAGSEMGPGVKAKKPIQTKFRMPLLNWVALKPNQITGTVFTELNDEKVLQELDMSEFEEQFKTKSQGPSLDINALKSKSAQKAPSKAILIEANRAKNLAITLRKGNLGADRICQAIETYDLQALGLDFLELLTRFLPTEYERSLISRFEREQRPMEELSEEDHFMLRFSRIPRLSERMNTLIFLGNFPDTAQMLMPQLNAIIAASMSIKSSDKLRQILEIVLAFGNYMNSSKRGAAYGFRLQSLDALLEMKSTDRKQTLLHYLVKVIAEKYPQLTGFHSDLHFLDKAGSVSLDSVLGDVRALQRGLELTQREFVRQDDCVVLKEFLRANSPTMDKLLADSKTAQEAYESVVEYFGENPKTTSPSMFFSLFSRFIKAYKKAEQEVEQWKKEAAAQEASTDAPGRGEPEAPKSPPKVRRQQMDLISELKRRQQKEPLIYESDRDGAIEDIITVLKTVPFTARTGKRTSRLLCEASLGEEIPL; translated from the exons AACTGCATGAACTTGCCCCCTGACAAGGTCCAGCTGCTGAGCCAGTATGACAATGAGAAGAAGTGGGAGCTCATCTGTGACCAG GAGCGGTTTCAAGTCAAGAACCCCCCTGCGGCCTACATCCAGAAGCTGAAGAGCTACCTGGAAACTGGTGGGGTCAGCCGCAAGGTAGCAGCAGATTGGATGTCCAACCTGGGG TTTAAGAGGCGAGTTCAGGAGTCCACTCAGGTGCTGCGGGAGTTGGAGATCTCCCTGAGGACAAACCATATTGG GTGGGTGCAGGAGTTCCTTAATGAGGAAAACCGTGGCCTGGATGTGCTGCTCGAGTACCTGGCCTTTGCCCAGTGCTCTGTCAC GTATGACATGGAGAGCACAGACAACGGGGCACCTGGCTCCGAGAAGAGCAAGCCGCTGGAGCAGTCAGTGGAAGATCTCAGCAAAGGTCCACCCTCATCCTCGGCAGCACAGCCCAAGAGTCGCCACCTGACCATCAA GTGTCCCCCTTCTCCCCG GCTGACCCCTGCCCACAGCAGGAAGGCCCTGCGGAACTCCCGCATTGTTAGCCAGAAGGATGATGTCCACGTGTGCATCATGTGTTTGCGTGCCATCATGAACTACCAG tctGGCTTCAGCCTTGTCATGAACCACCCAGCCTGTGTCAATGAGATTGCTCTGAGCCTCAACAACAAGAACCCCAG aacCAAGGCTCTGGTGCTGGAGCTGCTGGCAGCTGTGTGCCTGGTGCGGGGAGGACATGACATCATCCTTTCAGCCTTTGACAACTTCAAGGAG GTATGTGGGGAGCAGCACCGCTTTGAAAAGCTGATGGAATACTTCCGGAATGAGGATAGCAACATCGACTTCATG GTGGCCTGTATGCAATTCATCAACATTGTGGTGCATTCAGTGGAGAACATGAACTTCCGTGTCTTCCTGCAACATGAGTTCACCCACCTGGGCCTGGACCTGTACTTGGAG AGACTTCGGCTCACGGAGAGTGACAAGCTGCAGGTGCAGATTCAGGCGTACCTGGACAATGTTTTTGATGTGGGTGCGCTGCTGGAGGACACTGAGACCAAGAATGCTGTGCTGGAGCACATGGAGGAGCTACAGGAGCAGGTGGCCCTG CTGACAGAGCGACTTCGGGACGCGGAGAACGAATCCATGGCCAAGATTGcagagctggaaaagcagctaaGCCAGGCCCGAAAGGAGTTGGAGACCCTGAGG GAGCGCTTCAGCGAGCCGACCCCCACCGGCACCTCCAGACGTTCCCCTGAGCCTGAGAAAGTGCCTGCCCCCGTCCTGGCGCGACCCTCAGCCCTAGAGCTGAAGGTggaagagctggaggagaagGGGTTAATCCGTATCCTGCGGGGGCCCGGGGATGCTGTCTCCATCGAGATCCTCCCGGTCGCTGTGGCAACTCCGAGCGGCAGTGATGCCCTGACTCCAGAGGTGCCCTtgggctcccccagcccag AGTCGGTTCCTGGAGCGGCagcatccccaccaccaccttcacCGCCGCCACCGCCCCCACTGCCCGGCCTCCTCACCCAGCAGGAAGCCCCGCCCTCAGCACCCCCactggccccgcccctcccaggcagcccagagcccccgcccccgccgccacTGCCGGGAGAccagccgcccccacccccgccaccgcCACCTCCCGGCACCGACGGACCGGTGCCCCCGCCGCCTCCACCGCCTCCAGGAGGTTCTTCTGATGCTCCTGAGGGGGCTGGTTCAGAGATGGGACCAG GAGTAAAGGCCAAGAAACCCATCCAGACTAAGTTCAGAATGCCACTCTTAAACTGGGTGGCCCTGAAACCCAACCAGATCACAGGCACTGTCTTCACCGAACTCAATGATGAAAAGGTGCTGCAG GAGCTGGACATGAGTGAATTTGAGGAGCAGTTCAAGACCAAGTCCCAAGGTCCCAGCTTAGACATTAATGCTCTCAAGAGTAAGTCAGCCCAGAAGGCCCCCAGCAAAGCCATACTCATCGAGGCCAACCGGGCCAAGAACCTGGCCATAACCCTGCGCAAGGGCAACCTGGGGGCTGACCGCATCTGCCAGGCCATCGAGAC GTACGACCTACAGGCCCTTGGCCTGGACTTCCTGGAGCTGCTGACCCGCTTCCTGCCCACAGAGTATGAGCGCAGCCTCATCTCCCGCTTTGAGCGGGAGCAGCGACCGATGGAGGAGCTGTCAGAAGAGGACCACTTCATGCTGCGCTTCAGCCGTATCCCCCGCCTGTCCGAGCGCATGAACACACTCATCTTCCTGGGCAACTTTCCAGACACGGCCCAGATGCTCATGCCG CAACTGAATGCCATCATTGcagcctcaatgtccatcaagTCCTCAGACAAACTCCGCCAGATCCTGGAG ATTGTCCTGGCTTTCGGCAACTACATGAACAGCAGCAAGCGTGGGGCAGCCTATGGCTTCCGGCTCCAGAGTCTGGATGCG CTGCTGGAGATGAAGTCGACTGATCGCAAGCAGACGCTGCTGCATTACCTGGTGAAGGTCATTGCAGAGAAGTACCCACAGCTCACAGGTTTCCACAGCGACTTGCATTTTCTGGACAAGGCGGGCTCAG TGTCCCTGGACAGCGTGCTTGGGGATGTGCGTGCCTTGCAGCGAGGCCTGGAGTTGACTCAGCGGGAGTTTGTGCGGCAGGATGACTGTGTGGTGCTCAAGGAGTTCCTGAGGGCCAACTCACCCACCATGGATAAGCTGCTGGCAGACAGCAAGACGGCTCAG GAAGCCTACGAGTCTGTGGTGGAGTACTTTGGAGAGAACCCCAAGACCACATCCCCCTCCATGTTCTTTTCCCTCTTCAGTCGCTTCATCAAAGCCTATAAG AAAGCTGAGCAGGAGGTGGAACAATGGAAGAAAGAAGCAGCTGCCCAGGAGGCAAGCACCgatgccccaggcagaggggagcctgAAGCACCCAAG tccccACCCAAGGTCCGGCGGCAACAGATGGACCTCATCTCTGAGCTGAAACGGAGGCAGCAGAAGGAGCCACTCATCTACGAGAGTGACCGTGATGGGGCCATTGAAGATATCATCACAG TGCTCAAGACGGTGCCCTTCACGGCTCGCACGGGCAAGAGGACGTCCAGGCTCCTCTGTGAGGCCAGCCTGGGAGAAGAGATCCCCCTCTAG
- the FMNL1 gene encoding formin-like protein 1 isoform X4, producing MGNAAGSAEQPASPAALSPKQPAAPKQPMPAAGELEERFNRVLNCMNLPPDKVQLLSQYDNEKKWELICDQERFQVKNPPAAYIQKLKSYLETGGVSRKVAADWMSNLGFKRRVQESTQVLRELEISLRTNHIGWVQEFLNEENRGLDVLLEYLAFAQCSVTYDMESTDNGAPGSEKSKPLEQSVEDLSKGPPSSSAAQPKSRHLTIKLTPAHSRKALRNSRIVSQKDDVHVCIMCLRAIMNYQSGFSLVMNHPACVNEIALSLNNKNPRTKALVLELLAAVCLVRGGHDIILSAFDNFKEVCGEQHRFEKLMEYFRNEDSNIDFMVACMQFINIVVHSVENMNFRVFLQHEFTHLGLDLYLERLRLTESDKLQVQIQAYLDNVFDVGALLEDTETKNAVLEHMEELQEQVALLTERLRDAENESMAKIAELEKQLSQARKELETLRERFSEPTPTGTSRRSPEPEKVPAPVLARPSALELKVEELEEKGLIRILRGPGDAVSIEILPVAVATPSGSDALTPEVPLGSPSPVESVPGAAASPPPPSPPPPPPLPGLLTQQEAPPSAPPLAPPLPGSPEPPPPPPLPGDQPPPPPPPPPPGTDGPVPPPPPPPPGGSSDAPEGAGSEMGPGVKAKKPIQTKFRMPLLNWVALKPNQITGTVFTELNDEKVLQELDMSEFEEQFKTKSQGPSLDINALKSKSAQKAPSKAILIEANRAKNLAITLRKGNLGADRICQAIETYDLQALGLDFLELLTRFLPTEYERSLISRFEREQRPMEELSEEDHFMLRFSRIPRLSERMNTLIFLGNFPDTAQMLMPQLNAIIAASMSIKSSDKLRQILEIVLAFGNYMNSSKRGAAYGFRLQSLDALLEMKSTDRKQTLLHYLVKVIAEKYPQLTGFHSDLHFLDKAGSVSLDSVLGDVRALQRGLELTQREFVRQDDCVVLKEFLRANSPTMDKLLADSKTAQEAYESVVEYFGENPKTTSPSMFFSLFSRFIKAYKKAEQEVEQWKKEAAAQEASTDAPGRGEPEAPKSPPKVRRQQMDLISELKRRQQKEPLIYESDRDGAIEDIITDLRNQPYIRADTGRRSGRRRPPGPPLQVTSDLSL from the exons AACTGCATGAACTTGCCCCCTGACAAGGTCCAGCTGCTGAGCCAGTATGACAATGAGAAGAAGTGGGAGCTCATCTGTGACCAG GAGCGGTTTCAAGTCAAGAACCCCCCTGCGGCCTACATCCAGAAGCTGAAGAGCTACCTGGAAACTGGTGGGGTCAGCCGCAAGGTAGCAGCAGATTGGATGTCCAACCTGGGG TTTAAGAGGCGAGTTCAGGAGTCCACTCAGGTGCTGCGGGAGTTGGAGATCTCCCTGAGGACAAACCATATTGG GTGGGTGCAGGAGTTCCTTAATGAGGAAAACCGTGGCCTGGATGTGCTGCTCGAGTACCTGGCCTTTGCCCAGTGCTCTGTCAC GTATGACATGGAGAGCACAGACAACGGGGCACCTGGCTCCGAGAAGAGCAAGCCGCTGGAGCAGTCAGTGGAAGATCTCAGCAAAGGTCCACCCTCATCCTCGGCAGCACAGCCCAAGAGTCGCCACCTGACCATCAA GCTGACCCCTGCCCACAGCAGGAAGGCCCTGCGGAACTCCCGCATTGTTAGCCAGAAGGATGATGTCCACGTGTGCATCATGTGTTTGCGTGCCATCATGAACTACCAG tctGGCTTCAGCCTTGTCATGAACCACCCAGCCTGTGTCAATGAGATTGCTCTGAGCCTCAACAACAAGAACCCCAG aacCAAGGCTCTGGTGCTGGAGCTGCTGGCAGCTGTGTGCCTGGTGCGGGGAGGACATGACATCATCCTTTCAGCCTTTGACAACTTCAAGGAG GTATGTGGGGAGCAGCACCGCTTTGAAAAGCTGATGGAATACTTCCGGAATGAGGATAGCAACATCGACTTCATG GTGGCCTGTATGCAATTCATCAACATTGTGGTGCATTCAGTGGAGAACATGAACTTCCGTGTCTTCCTGCAACATGAGTTCACCCACCTGGGCCTGGACCTGTACTTGGAG AGACTTCGGCTCACGGAGAGTGACAAGCTGCAGGTGCAGATTCAGGCGTACCTGGACAATGTTTTTGATGTGGGTGCGCTGCTGGAGGACACTGAGACCAAGAATGCTGTGCTGGAGCACATGGAGGAGCTACAGGAGCAGGTGGCCCTG CTGACAGAGCGACTTCGGGACGCGGAGAACGAATCCATGGCCAAGATTGcagagctggaaaagcagctaaGCCAGGCCCGAAAGGAGTTGGAGACCCTGAGG GAGCGCTTCAGCGAGCCGACCCCCACCGGCACCTCCAGACGTTCCCCTGAGCCTGAGAAAGTGCCTGCCCCCGTCCTGGCGCGACCCTCAGCCCTAGAGCTGAAGGTggaagagctggaggagaagGGGTTAATCCGTATCCTGCGGGGGCCCGGGGATGCTGTCTCCATCGAGATCCTCCCGGTCGCTGTGGCAACTCCGAGCGGCAGTGATGCCCTGACTCCAGAGGTGCCCTtgggctcccccagcccag TAGAGTCGGTTCCTGGAGCGGCagcatccccaccaccaccttcacCGCCGCCACCGCCCCCACTGCCCGGCCTCCTCACCCAGCAGGAAGCCCCGCCCTCAGCACCCCCactggccccgcccctcccaggcagcccagagcccccgcccccgccgccacTGCCGGGAGAccagccgcccccacccccgccaccgcCACCTCCCGGCACCGACGGACCGGTGCCCCCGCCGCCTCCACCGCCTCCAGGAGGTTCTTCTGATGCTCCTGAGGGGGCTGGTTCAGAGATGGGACCAG GAGTAAAGGCCAAGAAACCCATCCAGACTAAGTTCAGAATGCCACTCTTAAACTGGGTGGCCCTGAAACCCAACCAGATCACAGGCACTGTCTTCACCGAACTCAATGATGAAAAGGTGCTGCAG GAGCTGGACATGAGTGAATTTGAGGAGCAGTTCAAGACCAAGTCCCAAGGTCCCAGCTTAGACATTAATGCTCTCAAGAGTAAGTCAGCCCAGAAGGCCCCCAGCAAAGCCATACTCATCGAGGCCAACCGGGCCAAGAACCTGGCCATAACCCTGCGCAAGGGCAACCTGGGGGCTGACCGCATCTGCCAGGCCATCGAGAC GTACGACCTACAGGCCCTTGGCCTGGACTTCCTGGAGCTGCTGACCCGCTTCCTGCCCACAGAGTATGAGCGCAGCCTCATCTCCCGCTTTGAGCGGGAGCAGCGACCGATGGAGGAGCTGTCAGAAGAGGACCACTTCATGCTGCGCTTCAGCCGTATCCCCCGCCTGTCCGAGCGCATGAACACACTCATCTTCCTGGGCAACTTTCCAGACACGGCCCAGATGCTCATGCCG CAACTGAATGCCATCATTGcagcctcaatgtccatcaagTCCTCAGACAAACTCCGCCAGATCCTGGAG ATTGTCCTGGCTTTCGGCAACTACATGAACAGCAGCAAGCGTGGGGCAGCCTATGGCTTCCGGCTCCAGAGTCTGGATGCG CTGCTGGAGATGAAGTCGACTGATCGCAAGCAGACGCTGCTGCATTACCTGGTGAAGGTCATTGCAGAGAAGTACCCACAGCTCACAGGTTTCCACAGCGACTTGCATTTTCTGGACAAGGCGGGCTCAG TGTCCCTGGACAGCGTGCTTGGGGATGTGCGTGCCTTGCAGCGAGGCCTGGAGTTGACTCAGCGGGAGTTTGTGCGGCAGGATGACTGTGTGGTGCTCAAGGAGTTCCTGAGGGCCAACTCACCCACCATGGATAAGCTGCTGGCAGACAGCAAGACGGCTCAG GAAGCCTACGAGTCTGTGGTGGAGTACTTTGGAGAGAACCCCAAGACCACATCCCCCTCCATGTTCTTTTCCCTCTTCAGTCGCTTCATCAAAGCCTATAAG AAAGCTGAGCAGGAGGTGGAACAATGGAAGAAAGAAGCAGCTGCCCAGGAGGCAAGCACCgatgccccaggcagaggggagcctgAAGCACCCAAG tccccACCCAAGGTCCGGCGGCAACAGATGGACCTCATCTCTGAGCTGAAACGGAGGCAGCAGAAGGAGCCACTCATCTACGAGAGTGACCGTGATGGGGCCATTGAAGATATCATCACAG ATCTGCGGAACCAGCCCTACATCCGCGCAGACACAGGCCGTCGCAGTGGTCGCCGGCGCCCCCCGGGGCCCCCCCTGCAGGTCACATCCGACCTCTCGCTGTAG
- the FMNL1 gene encoding formin-like protein 1 isoform X1, translating to MGNAAGSAEQPASPAALSPKQPAAPKQPMPAAGELEERFNRVLNCMNLPPDKVQLLSQYDNEKKWELICDQERFQVKNPPAAYIQKLKSYLETGGVSRKVAADWMSNLGFKRRVQESTQVLRELEISLRTNHIGWVQEFLNEENRGLDVLLEYLAFAQCSVTYDMESTDNGAPGSEKSKPLEQSVEDLSKGPPSSSAAQPKSRHLTIKCPPSPRLTPAHSRKALRNSRIVSQKDDVHVCIMCLRAIMNYQSGFSLVMNHPACVNEIALSLNNKNPRTKALVLELLAAVCLVRGGHDIILSAFDNFKEVCGEQHRFEKLMEYFRNEDSNIDFMVACMQFINIVVHSVENMNFRVFLQHEFTHLGLDLYLERLRLTESDKLQVQIQAYLDNVFDVGALLEDTETKNAVLEHMEELQEQVALLTERLRDAENESMAKIAELEKQLSQARKELETLRERFSEPTPTGTSRRSPEPEKVPAPVLARPSALELKVEELEEKGLIRILRGPGDAVSIEILPVAVATPSGSDALTPEVPLGSPSPGVQDLRVESVPGAAASPPPPSPPPPPPLPGLLTQQEAPPSAPPLAPPLPGSPEPPPPPPLPGDQPPPPPPPPPPGTDGPVPPPPPPPPGGSSDAPEGAGSEMGPGVKAKKPIQTKFRMPLLNWVALKPNQITGTVFTELNDEKVLQELDMSEFEEQFKTKSQGPSLDINALKSKSAQKAPSKAILIEANRAKNLAITLRKGNLGADRICQAIETYDLQALGLDFLELLTRFLPTEYERSLISRFEREQRPMEELSEEDHFMLRFSRIPRLSERMNTLIFLGNFPDTAQMLMPQLNAIIAASMSIKSSDKLRQILEIVLAFGNYMNSSKRGAAYGFRLQSLDALLEMKSTDRKQTLLHYLVKVIAEKYPQLTGFHSDLHFLDKAGSVSLDSVLGDVRALQRGLELTQREFVRQDDCVVLKEFLRANSPTMDKLLADSKTAQEAYESVVEYFGENPKTTSPSMFFSLFSRFIKAYKKAEQEVEQWKKEAAAQEASTDAPGRGEPEAPKSPPKVRRQQMDLISELKRRQQKEPLIYESDRDGAIEDIITDLRNQPYIRADTGRRSGRRRPPGPPLQVTSDLSL from the exons AACTGCATGAACTTGCCCCCTGACAAGGTCCAGCTGCTGAGCCAGTATGACAATGAGAAGAAGTGGGAGCTCATCTGTGACCAG GAGCGGTTTCAAGTCAAGAACCCCCCTGCGGCCTACATCCAGAAGCTGAAGAGCTACCTGGAAACTGGTGGGGTCAGCCGCAAGGTAGCAGCAGATTGGATGTCCAACCTGGGG TTTAAGAGGCGAGTTCAGGAGTCCACTCAGGTGCTGCGGGAGTTGGAGATCTCCCTGAGGACAAACCATATTGG GTGGGTGCAGGAGTTCCTTAATGAGGAAAACCGTGGCCTGGATGTGCTGCTCGAGTACCTGGCCTTTGCCCAGTGCTCTGTCAC GTATGACATGGAGAGCACAGACAACGGGGCACCTGGCTCCGAGAAGAGCAAGCCGCTGGAGCAGTCAGTGGAAGATCTCAGCAAAGGTCCACCCTCATCCTCGGCAGCACAGCCCAAGAGTCGCCACCTGACCATCAA GTGTCCCCCTTCTCCCCG GCTGACCCCTGCCCACAGCAGGAAGGCCCTGCGGAACTCCCGCATTGTTAGCCAGAAGGATGATGTCCACGTGTGCATCATGTGTTTGCGTGCCATCATGAACTACCAG tctGGCTTCAGCCTTGTCATGAACCACCCAGCCTGTGTCAATGAGATTGCTCTGAGCCTCAACAACAAGAACCCCAG aacCAAGGCTCTGGTGCTGGAGCTGCTGGCAGCTGTGTGCCTGGTGCGGGGAGGACATGACATCATCCTTTCAGCCTTTGACAACTTCAAGGAG GTATGTGGGGAGCAGCACCGCTTTGAAAAGCTGATGGAATACTTCCGGAATGAGGATAGCAACATCGACTTCATG GTGGCCTGTATGCAATTCATCAACATTGTGGTGCATTCAGTGGAGAACATGAACTTCCGTGTCTTCCTGCAACATGAGTTCACCCACCTGGGCCTGGACCTGTACTTGGAG AGACTTCGGCTCACGGAGAGTGACAAGCTGCAGGTGCAGATTCAGGCGTACCTGGACAATGTTTTTGATGTGGGTGCGCTGCTGGAGGACACTGAGACCAAGAATGCTGTGCTGGAGCACATGGAGGAGCTACAGGAGCAGGTGGCCCTG CTGACAGAGCGACTTCGGGACGCGGAGAACGAATCCATGGCCAAGATTGcagagctggaaaagcagctaaGCCAGGCCCGAAAGGAGTTGGAGACCCTGAGG GAGCGCTTCAGCGAGCCGACCCCCACCGGCACCTCCAGACGTTCCCCTGAGCCTGAGAAAGTGCCTGCCCCCGTCCTGGCGCGACCCTCAGCCCTAGAGCTGAAGGTggaagagctggaggagaagGGGTTAATCCGTATCCTGCGGGGGCCCGGGGATGCTGTCTCCATCGAGATCCTCCCGGTCGCTGTGGCAACTCCGAGCGGCAGTGATGCCCTGACTCCAGAGGTGCCCTtgggctcccccagcccaggtGTGCAGGATCTTCGAG TAGAGTCGGTTCCTGGAGCGGCagcatccccaccaccaccttcacCGCCGCCACCGCCCCCACTGCCCGGCCTCCTCACCCAGCAGGAAGCCCCGCCCTCAGCACCCCCactggccccgcccctcccaggcagcccagagcccccgcccccgccgccacTGCCGGGAGAccagccgcccccacccccgccaccgcCACCTCCCGGCACCGACGGACCGGTGCCCCCGCCGCCTCCACCGCCTCCAGGAGGTTCTTCTGATGCTCCTGAGGGGGCTGGTTCAGAGATGGGACCAG GAGTAAAGGCCAAGAAACCCATCCAGACTAAGTTCAGAATGCCACTCTTAAACTGGGTGGCCCTGAAACCCAACCAGATCACAGGCACTGTCTTCACCGAACTCAATGATGAAAAGGTGCTGCAG GAGCTGGACATGAGTGAATTTGAGGAGCAGTTCAAGACCAAGTCCCAAGGTCCCAGCTTAGACATTAATGCTCTCAAGAGTAAGTCAGCCCAGAAGGCCCCCAGCAAAGCCATACTCATCGAGGCCAACCGGGCCAAGAACCTGGCCATAACCCTGCGCAAGGGCAACCTGGGGGCTGACCGCATCTGCCAGGCCATCGAGAC GTACGACCTACAGGCCCTTGGCCTGGACTTCCTGGAGCTGCTGACCCGCTTCCTGCCCACAGAGTATGAGCGCAGCCTCATCTCCCGCTTTGAGCGGGAGCAGCGACCGATGGAGGAGCTGTCAGAAGAGGACCACTTCATGCTGCGCTTCAGCCGTATCCCCCGCCTGTCCGAGCGCATGAACACACTCATCTTCCTGGGCAACTTTCCAGACACGGCCCAGATGCTCATGCCG CAACTGAATGCCATCATTGcagcctcaatgtccatcaagTCCTCAGACAAACTCCGCCAGATCCTGGAG ATTGTCCTGGCTTTCGGCAACTACATGAACAGCAGCAAGCGTGGGGCAGCCTATGGCTTCCGGCTCCAGAGTCTGGATGCG CTGCTGGAGATGAAGTCGACTGATCGCAAGCAGACGCTGCTGCATTACCTGGTGAAGGTCATTGCAGAGAAGTACCCACAGCTCACAGGTTTCCACAGCGACTTGCATTTTCTGGACAAGGCGGGCTCAG TGTCCCTGGACAGCGTGCTTGGGGATGTGCGTGCCTTGCAGCGAGGCCTGGAGTTGACTCAGCGGGAGTTTGTGCGGCAGGATGACTGTGTGGTGCTCAAGGAGTTCCTGAGGGCCAACTCACCCACCATGGATAAGCTGCTGGCAGACAGCAAGACGGCTCAG GAAGCCTACGAGTCTGTGGTGGAGTACTTTGGAGAGAACCCCAAGACCACATCCCCCTCCATGTTCTTTTCCCTCTTCAGTCGCTTCATCAAAGCCTATAAG AAAGCTGAGCAGGAGGTGGAACAATGGAAGAAAGAAGCAGCTGCCCAGGAGGCAAGCACCgatgccccaggcagaggggagcctgAAGCACCCAAG tccccACCCAAGGTCCGGCGGCAACAGATGGACCTCATCTCTGAGCTGAAACGGAGGCAGCAGAAGGAGCCACTCATCTACGAGAGTGACCGTGATGGGGCCATTGAAGATATCATCACAG ATCTGCGGAACCAGCCCTACATCCGCGCAGACACAGGCCGTCGCAGTGGTCGCCGGCGCCCCCCGGGGCCCCCCCTGCAGGTCACATCCGACCTCTCGCTGTAG